The following coding sequences are from one Myxococcus stipitatus window:
- a CDS encoding DUF4388 domain-containing protein: protein MALKGTLKDFGIGDILQLIGQQQKTGTLQLADRDQEVRIGFKDGHIIKVESITRKRKDLIGAMLVRAELITDTQLDAALETQRRTLKRLGDVLVSSQALTAERFQSMMQLQATETLYRLFTWKAGTYEFIQEPVEPDAEAIRPLRAETVLMEGFRMVDEWPVIRKSIHRDDLSFERVKALPPPRDGEEGGELGVIGSTERRVYEEIAQGRDLRKLVDVCCLGEFETCKALHNLVRGEFVRVIHPEGARAPAPGEERLFSKAMGVVGRVVATMGVLAALAVVVSRVALADPERTRAATGFADPAVQRHVSDAQRVRIEAALEVFRLERGELPERLDALVHAGLLGPEELRYPWREEYYYRRVAARQFVLLPPLR, encoded by the coding sequence ATGGCCCTGAAGGGAACGCTCAAGGACTTCGGCATCGGCGACATCCTGCAGCTCATCGGGCAGCAGCAGAAGACGGGGACGCTCCAACTGGCCGACAGGGACCAGGAGGTCCGCATCGGCTTCAAGGACGGCCACATCATCAAGGTCGAGAGCATCACCCGAAAGCGCAAGGACCTCATCGGCGCCATGCTGGTGCGCGCCGAGCTCATCACCGACACGCAGCTCGACGCCGCGCTCGAGACGCAGCGGCGCACGCTCAAGCGGCTGGGGGACGTGCTCGTCTCCAGCCAGGCGCTCACCGCCGAGCGCTTCCAGTCGATGATGCAGCTGCAGGCCACCGAGACGCTCTACCGGCTCTTCACGTGGAAGGCCGGCACGTACGAGTTCATCCAGGAACCGGTGGAGCCGGACGCCGAGGCCATCCGCCCCCTGCGCGCCGAGACGGTGCTCATGGAGGGCTTCCGGATGGTCGACGAGTGGCCGGTCATCCGCAAGTCCATCCACCGCGACGACCTCTCCTTCGAGCGCGTCAAGGCGCTGCCGCCTCCCCGGGACGGCGAGGAGGGGGGCGAGCTGGGGGTCATCGGCTCCACCGAGCGGCGGGTCTACGAGGAGATCGCCCAGGGACGGGACCTGCGCAAGTTGGTGGACGTCTGCTGCCTGGGCGAGTTCGAGACCTGCAAGGCCCTGCACAACCTGGTGCGCGGCGAGTTCGTGCGCGTCATCCACCCCGAGGGCGCGCGCGCGCCGGCGCCCGGCGAGGAGCGGCTGTTCTCCAAGGCGATGGGGGTGGTGGGCCGCGTGGTGGCCACCATGGGCGTGCTGGCGGCCCTGGCGGTGGTGGTGTCGCGGGTGGCGCTCGCCGACCCGGAGCGCACCCGGGCCGCGACCGGATTCGCCGACCCCGCCGTGCAACGTCATGTTTCAGATGCCCAACGCGTCCGCATCGAAGCGGCGCTGGAAGTGTTCCGTCTGGAACGCGGCGAGCTACCGGAGCGGTTGGATGCGCTGGTGCACGCTGGATTGTTGGGTCCGGAGGAACTCAGATACCCCTGGCGGGAGGAGTACTACTACCGGCGGGTGGCCGCTCGGCAGTTCGTCCTCCTGCCGCCCTTGCGCTAG
- a CDS encoding PhoH family protein yields MRNPATLEAPAVVSASAKVDVRDNETALALCGNQNENLKLMERRLGVRVGQRGTEFHLSGPSDAVAFSVRLLENLEQMIRAGRPVYREDVEQGIKVLGRGAESLQEVMLGPVLKSSGNRQIAPKSIAQKRYVDAIRAHDIVFGIGPAGTGKTYLAMAMAVAFLQERKVKRIVLARPAVEAGEKLGFLPGDLQEKVNPYLRPLYDALHDMMAAERAAHLVEQGVVEVAPLAFMRGRTLNDAFVILDEAQNTTVEQMKMFLTRLGYNSKAVITGDVTQVDLPTGKMSGLNHARAVLKNIDGIHFAEFSDMDVVRHPLVQEVIRAYDRAEVAAREAQAAREAAQAANPSSETPPLTPVPPEAAVG; encoded by the coding sequence TTGCGAAATCCCGCCACGTTGGAAGCGCCCGCAGTCGTTTCCGCCTCCGCCAAGGTGGATGTCCGTGACAACGAGACCGCCCTGGCCCTGTGCGGCAACCAGAACGAAAACCTCAAGCTGATGGAGCGGCGGCTCGGTGTCCGGGTGGGACAGCGAGGCACCGAGTTCCATCTGTCCGGCCCCTCTGACGCGGTGGCCTTCTCCGTGCGGCTCCTGGAGAACCTGGAGCAGATGATCCGCGCGGGCCGGCCCGTGTACCGCGAGGACGTGGAGCAGGGCATCAAGGTCCTGGGCCGGGGGGCGGAGTCCCTCCAGGAGGTCATGCTCGGTCCGGTGCTCAAGAGCTCCGGCAACCGGCAGATCGCCCCCAAGAGCATCGCGCAGAAGCGCTACGTGGACGCCATCCGCGCCCACGACATCGTCTTCGGAATCGGACCGGCGGGTACGGGCAAGACGTACCTGGCCATGGCCATGGCCGTGGCCTTCCTCCAGGAGCGCAAGGTCAAGCGCATCGTCCTGGCCCGGCCGGCGGTGGAGGCGGGCGAGAAGCTCGGCTTCCTGCCCGGTGACCTCCAGGAGAAGGTGAACCCCTACCTGCGCCCGCTCTACGACGCGCTCCACGACATGATGGCGGCCGAACGCGCCGCGCACCTGGTGGAGCAGGGCGTGGTGGAGGTGGCTCCGCTGGCCTTCATGCGTGGCCGCACGCTCAACGACGCCTTCGTCATCCTCGACGAGGCGCAGAACACCACCGTGGAGCAGATGAAGATGTTCCTGACGCGCCTGGGCTACAACAGCAAGGCCGTCATCACCGGCGACGTGACGCAGGTGGACCTCCCCACCGGGAAGATGTCCGGCCTGAACCACGCCCGCGCGGTGCTCAAGAACATCGACGGCATCCACTTCGCGGAGTTCTCGGACATGGACGTCGTCCGCCACCCGTTGGTCCAGGAGGTCATCCGCGCCTACGACCGGGCGGAGGTCGCCGCGCGAGAGGCCCAGGCCGCCCGCGAGGCCGCCCAGGCGGCGAACCCGTCCTCGGAGACGCCGCCCCTGACTCCGGTGCCTCCCGAGGCCGCCGTCGGTTGA